Proteins from a single region of Apium graveolens cultivar Ventura chromosome 7, ASM990537v1, whole genome shotgun sequence:
- the LOC141675265 gene encoding basic leucine zipper 9-like yields MDKKPSVLLGNKISKMNKISSELDFEDIFRESVVDEGVVDGDHEDVKFHRRMSRDFFADSSNAGGLFRVDELSDLTSFPFPNQEIMNGFSSCAEVTGAPLWCQSYSTPKHSCVTATMDSQSSICAGSPTSAANYLPKSCDNQGVGVTSGSSHDLSDDDDIDTEAGPCEQSDQVDVKRIKRMVSNRESARRSRRRKQAHLADLEQQVEQLRGEYSTLFKNLTNANQQFKDANMNNRVLKSDVEALRAKVKLAEDMVTRGSLTSSISNLLQNHLNTPQSFGTHNMDRVGNVSPTITVRGDNPSYHGISGSGHTSTLEHDNVEHYNGTVDNSIMNDAVNCASEIWS; encoded by the exons ATGGATAAAAAACCAAGTGTACTACTAGGCAATAAGATAAGTAAGATGAATAAGATTTCGTCTGAGCTGGATTTCGAAGATATTTTTCGGGAAAGTGTTGTTGATGAGGGTGTGGTTGATGGTGATCATGAGGATGTTAAGTTTCATCGTAGGATGAGTCGTGATTTTTTTGCTGATAGTTCAAATGCTGGTGGCCTTTTTCGTGTTGATGAACTCTCTGATCTTACCTCCTTTCCGTTCCCTAATCAG GAGATTATGAATGGTTTTTCGAGTTGTGCTGAAGTAACAGGAGCTCCGCTCTGGTGTCAGAGTTACAGTACTCCCAAACACTCTTGTGTGACAGCCACAATGGATTCACAATCATCAATATGTG CTGGGAGTCCAACTTCAGCTGCTAACTATCTGCCCAAAAGTTGTGATAACCAAGGGGTGGGGGTCACTAGTGGTTCGTCGCATGACCTATCTGATGATGATGATATCGATACAGAAGCTGGTCCGTGTGAGCAGAGTGACCAGGTTGATGTGAAACGTATTAAAAG GATGGTCTCCAACAGAGAGTCTGCTAGGCGATCCAGAAGAAGAAAGCAAGCACATTTGGCAGATCTTGAGCAACAG GTTGAGCAGCTTCGCGGAGAATACTCAACTTTGTTTAAGAATCTGACAAATGCTAATCAACAGTTTAAAGATGCAAATATGAATAATCGAGTTCTGAAGTCAGATGTGGAAGCTTTAAGAGCCAAG GTGAAACTGGCTGAAGATATGGTTACGCGAGGCTCCCTAACCTCCAGCATAAGCAACTTACTTCAGAATCATCTGAACACGCCACAATCATTTGGAACGCATAACATGGACAGGGTAGGCAATGTCTCACCAACTATCACAGTTCGCGGAGACAATCCATCGTATCATGGAATATCAGGATCAGGCCACACCTCAACTCTGGAGCATGATAATGTGGAACACTACAATGGGACTGTCGACAATAGCATCATGAACGACGCTGTTAACTGTGCCTCGGAGATATGGTCCTAA